The [Clostridium] colinum genome includes the window TTCAACAGGAGCATATATAGCCTCTTCATCATCTTCGCCTATTTGTTTTAAAATAAATGCTTCTGCTTCATCTTTATCAAAATCATCACAAGAAACAACAAGTAAATATTGTGTATTGTTATCCAAAACACCATCTATTACAAAACAATCTATCACTTCATTATTTTCAGAAACAATAGATACAACATCATAAGTATCTTCCATATCATCTAAAATATTATCAAATTCTTCTTGCATATTTATCCCTTCTTTTTATAAATAAAATTATTTACTATTACAATCTAAATAACCTTGTAATATGAATACAGCGGCCATTTTATCAATAACATTTTTTCTTTTTTTACGGCTTAAATCGGCCTCTAAAAGACTTCTTTCAGCACCAACAGTGCTAAGCCTTTCATCCCAAAGTATAACTTCAATATTATTAAAAGTCTTTTCTAGCTTTTTTTTAAATGCTTCAGTTTTTTCACCGCGTTCACCAACAGTATTGTTCATATTTTTAGGATAGCCTAAAACTATTTTTTCAACATTATATTCTTTAATAATTTGTCCGATTCTTTCAATACTTTTGTTAATAGCTTCTTCTTTATCACGGCGTATAATTTCAATACCTTGAGCAGTCCAACCAAAAGGGTCGCTTATAGCAACGCCAATAGTTTTTTGTCCAAAATCTAATCCTAATATTCTCAATTTTATTCTCCTAGCTATAAACTATTTAAGTAGCTTTTAACAATTTCTTCTAAAAGCTCATTTCGTTCTATTTTAGTGATAATACTTCTAGCACCTTTATGACTAGTTATATAGGTAGGGTCACCAGATAAAATATAACCTACTATTTGATTAACAGGGTTATATCCTTTTTCTAGCATTGCGTTTTTTACATCTGTAACCATAAAATCTACTTTAGACTTTTCGTTTTGTTGGTAAGCATCAAATTTTTGAGTTAATGATAAATCTTTTTCTACCATAAAATCACCTCCATAAAATAAATATAAACTCCGAACATTACTTACTGTAATAATAATAATACAAATTAAATATTATTGCAATTACTTTTTAAAAAATAATTGTAAAATTTTTTTATAAATTAAAAAAGGTTATATAATTATATAACCTTTAGTATCTTTATATTTATTATTAACAAATAATACCGAACATATTCTCTTCTTTAATTATATCTGTAAGTTTAACATTTAATATTTTATTTGTTATATCAGTATCACTTTTTACAGAAACTGTTATATAATTTGTAGTATGGCCTTCATATACACCTTTTTCTTTTTCTCTTTCA containing:
- a CDS encoding DUF1292 domain-containing protein — its product is MQEEFDNILDDMEDTYDVVSIVSENNEVIDCFVIDGVLDNNTQYLLVVSCDDFDKDEAEAFILKQIGEDDEEAIYAPVEDNNEYNRVLILLQENETDYEMEF
- the ruvX gene encoding Holliday junction resolvase RuvX, which produces MRILGLDFGQKTIGVAISDPFGWTAQGIEIIRRDKEEAINKSIERIGQIIKEYNVEKIVLGYPKNMNNTVGERGEKTEAFKKKLEKTFNNIEVILWDERLSTVGAERSLLEADLSRKKRKNVIDKMAAVFILQGYLDCNSK
- a CDS encoding IreB family regulatory phosphoprotein, whose product is MVEKDLSLTQKFDAYQQNEKSKVDFMVTDVKNAMLEKGYNPVNQIVGYILSGDPTYITSHKGARSIITKIERNELLEEIVKSYLNSL